In Pseudobacter ginsenosidimutans, the following are encoded in one genomic region:
- a CDS encoding ABC transporter ATP-binding protein, protein MTTILKVENLSHRYSSAWAIRDINFEIGQHGVIGLLGSNGAGKSTTMNIICGVLNQTEGNVIINGINKKDNPRLAKTQLGFLPQTPPLYTDFTVSEYLTYTADLRFMDKKLIKKAVAEVMDKTGISHFSSRLIKNLSGGYRQRVGIAQAIIHKPKLVIMDEPTNGLDPNQVIEARKLIREIALDHTVLLSSHVLSEINLLCRDIIMIEGGRIVFSDTMDAFNNYAQPKSILAVMDSPPPAAAIQSIQNVTKVEFLSDKQCRIWFTGSSDITQTIIAASMQQDWKLKEISLEKSLLDDVFKQLSGF, encoded by the coding sequence ATGACGACCATTTTAAAAGTGGAGAACCTCTCCCATAGGTATTCCAGTGCCTGGGCTATCCGTGATATCAATTTCGAGATCGGCCAGCATGGTGTAATTGGCCTGCTCGGTTCCAACGGCGCCGGCAAATCTACCACCATGAATATCATTTGTGGCGTACTGAACCAGACGGAAGGAAATGTAATTATCAACGGGATCAATAAGAAAGATAATCCAAGGCTCGCGAAAACGCAGTTGGGTTTTCTGCCGCAGACCCCGCCATTGTATACAGATTTCACTGTCAGTGAATACCTCACTTATACTGCTGATCTGCGTTTTATGGATAAGAAGCTTATTAAAAAAGCTGTGGCCGAAGTGATGGATAAAACAGGTATCTCTCATTTCAGTTCAAGGCTGATCAAGAACCTTTCGGGTGGTTACAGGCAAAGAGTGGGCATTGCGCAAGCCATCATTCATAAACCCAAACTGGTGATCATGGATGAGCCTACCAATGGCCTTGATCCCAACCAGGTGATTGAAGCCAGGAAACTGATCAGGGAGATTGCGCTCGATCATACTGTACTATTATCGTCCCATGTGCTCTCTGAGATCAACCTGCTCTGCCGTGATATTATTATGATCGAAGGAGGAAGGATCGTGTTTTCAGATACCATGGATGCTTTTAACAATTACGCACAACCGAAGAGCATCCTGGCGGTGATGGATAGCCCGCCGCCTGCTGCAGCCATACAATCCATTCAAAACGTAACCAAAGTAGAATTCCTTTCAGACAAACAATGCCGGATCTGGTTTACCGGTTCTTCCGATATCACGCAAACGATCATTGCTGCCAGTATGCAACAGGATTGGAAGCTGAAAGAGATCAGCCTGGAAAAATCATTACTGGATGACGTTTTCAAACAGCTTTCCGGTTTTTAG
- a CDS encoding Gldg family protein yields MNIIWKIARAELRNLFYSPIAWLVIVSFYVVIAAVFTLSLDVLTRLQDVTLEVRPGWTGFSMGITRLTMSAQCMQVMNLLYLFIPLLTMGIINREISNGTIKLLYSSPVRSVDIVIGKFLALVVLNTVMLLSLLLFFATSWFAVQFPEIKWHLSMLLGLFLLLNTYAAIGIFLSSLTNYQIVAAVLTFAAFFLLSFIGSWWQQYDFFRDISFALTIAGKAENMIMGLITSRDIFYFILLIILFLGFTVIRLKSTQSTISKASLFARYTGLLVVVTLLGYCTSRSGYIGYLDVTKGQNNTITAPMQEVLKELDGSPVEVTLYTNLFGRGVAEGLPQSRNAYLWGFWEKYKRFYPNISFEYVYYYDIKENDSSLFRRYPGKTIEEIKDVFGELLNIRTSIFRAPEEVRQMIDLSQEDLGTVMEVSYKGKKELMRTFGETDIWPHERSVAGTLKRLTRKEDVRVAYVSGNYERNPYGSYNRDYFVHLNDKGNRAAGINAGFDTDTISILNNEIPAGINLLVIADPKSEYSEAEQERITRYLQEGGNAMLLGEPGKQHILNPLIKSLSIYLEQGTVVTPNAHEMPHILSSKVTSRGAAMSDEWAFWHSRKYKTPVEERVKLVGATTLATMDSTSFRIDTILMERSGENIWLKNGKLVVDSAAPVFAAGDLRKDLYVMAISLSRNINGKEQRIVVAGDGDLFSNERFSSNGSGFSFYSWLLYNQYPLYPNRPDDGDNKFTIKNDSAKMIQYILLYTVPVLLLLTSIILLVRRKRK; encoded by the coding sequence ATGAATATTATTTGGAAAATAGCCAGGGCGGAGTTGAGGAATCTTTTTTATTCTCCCATCGCCTGGCTGGTGATTGTAAGTTTTTATGTAGTGATAGCCGCGGTGTTCACGCTTTCTTTGGATGTACTCACAAGGTTACAGGATGTTACACTGGAAGTAAGGCCTGGATGGACAGGCTTTTCAATGGGTATTACCCGGTTAACGATGAGCGCTCAGTGCATGCAGGTAATGAATTTATTATACCTGTTCATCCCTTTGCTGACCATGGGAATTATCAACAGGGAGATCAGCAATGGAACTATCAAACTCCTGTATTCTTCGCCGGTGAGGTCGGTTGATATTGTGATAGGGAAATTCCTGGCGCTGGTGGTATTGAACACAGTGATGCTTTTGTCTCTGTTATTGTTCTTTGCCACTTCCTGGTTTGCTGTTCAGTTCCCGGAAATCAAATGGCATCTTTCCATGTTGCTTGGGCTCTTCCTTTTACTGAATACTTATGCTGCGATCGGGATCTTTCTTTCCTCCCTGACCAACTACCAGATTGTGGCGGCTGTGCTCACCTTTGCTGCTTTTTTTCTGCTTTCATTCATTGGATCATGGTGGCAGCAATATGATTTCTTCAGGGATATCTCTTTTGCACTTACCATAGCAGGAAAAGCAGAGAATATGATCATGGGATTGATCACCAGCAGGGATATTTTTTACTTTATCCTGTTGATCATATTGTTCCTGGGTTTTACCGTCATCCGGTTGAAAAGCACTCAAAGTACTATTTCAAAAGCAAGTCTTTTTGCCCGGTACACGGGGCTGCTGGTGGTGGTTACATTGCTGGGCTATTGTACTTCAAGATCAGGATATATCGGATACCTGGATGTTACAAAGGGCCAGAATAATACTATCACGGCGCCAATGCAGGAAGTGTTGAAAGAGCTGGATGGTTCACCGGTGGAGGTTACGCTCTATACAAATTTATTTGGAAGGGGTGTTGCAGAAGGTCTTCCTCAGTCAAGAAATGCATACTTATGGGGTTTCTGGGAAAAGTATAAAAGGTTCTATCCGAATATCAGTTTTGAATATGTTTATTACTACGACATAAAGGAGAACGACAGTAGTTTGTTCCGCAGGTATCCCGGCAAAACGATCGAGGAGATCAAGGACGTTTTTGGTGAATTATTGAATATCAGAACTTCTATTTTCAGAGCACCTGAAGAAGTGAGGCAAATGATCGATCTGAGTCAGGAAGACCTGGGAACAGTAATGGAAGTTTCTTATAAGGGTAAGAAGGAACTTATGAGAACATTCGGTGAAACCGATATCTGGCCTCATGAAAGGTCTGTAGCCGGTACTTTAAAGCGGTTGACCAGGAAAGAGGATGTTCGCGTTGCCTATGTAAGCGGTAACTATGAACGAAATCCATACGGTAGCTATAACAGGGATTATTTTGTTCACCTGAATGATAAAGGGAACAGGGCGGCTGGTATCAATGCAGGCTTTGATACGGATACTATTTCCATTCTGAACAACGAAATACCTGCAGGCATCAACTTACTGGTGATTGCGGATCCCAAATCTGAATATAGTGAAGCAGAACAGGAGAGGATTACCAGGTACCTGCAGGAGGGAGGTAATGCTATGCTGCTGGGTGAACCTGGCAAACAGCATATTCTCAATCCCTTGATAAAGTCGCTGAGTATTTATTTGGAGCAAGGTACTGTTGTAACGCCCAATGCACATGAAATGCCACATATCCTGTCTTCGAAAGTTACCAGCAGGGGAGCAGCCATGTCTGATGAATGGGCTTTCTGGCATTCCAGGAAATATAAGACGCCTGTAGAGGAACGGGTTAAGTTGGTGGGTGCTACTACTCTCGCAACAATGGATTCAACTTCCTTTCGCATCGATACCATACTGATGGAAAGATCAGGAGAGAATATATGGCTGAAAAATGGGAAGCTTGTGGTGGATTCTGCTGCTCCCGTGTTTGCAGCTGGAGATCTGCGAAAGGATCTGTATGTAATGGCTATATCACTTAGCAGAAACATAAACGGAAAGGAGCAGCGTATCGTTGTTGCCGGAGATGGGGACCTGTTCAGCAATGAAAGATTTTCCAGTAACGGTTCCGGCTTTTCATTTTATAGCTGGCTACTGTACAACCAATATCCATTATACCCAAACAGACCAGATGATGGAGATAACAAGTTCACCATAAAGAATGACAGTGCAAAAATGATCCAATACATTTTGCTCTATACCGTGCCTGTATTATTGCTGCTTACATCCATCATCCTCCTGGTGCGCAGGAAAAGAAAATAG
- a CDS encoding MutS-related protein: MFLQTDDQTIEDLRIFGKRDGQGLFDLYNHSHTRGAEAVLKEMFTKPLSDQQEINRRSDIIKSFAGMNICFPFEGALFDMAEKYLIAADEQKKQGTQHSVLSEKEISNGVTALITLVQQIKSFINSKEVIAMESWSKEREAIASFLLDPAFEPVLREQQKGKVSYAAVTAFDLLFRLRERNKIEQLLAQIYQLDVYLSVAKVARERKFVFPKALEKGKSILRLKGVYHPELAKPVSNDFSMDASNNVVFLTGANMAGKSTFLRSVSTAIYVAHIGFPVAAEEMEFSVMDGMYTTINLPDNLGIGASHFYAEVLRVKKVAAELEAGKSIFVLFDELFRGTNVKDAHEGTVAITKAFAGRTNSLFIISSHIVEAGDELSMKKNIAFHYLPTRMNGNTPLYTYTLERGITDDRHGMIIIRNEGILEILEKGKKDLQGERLGTH, encoded by the coding sequence ATGTTTTTACAAACTGACGATCAAACGATCGAAGACCTGCGGATCTTCGGCAAGCGAGACGGCCAGGGATTATTCGATCTCTACAATCATTCACATACCCGCGGCGCAGAAGCTGTATTGAAGGAAATGTTCACCAAACCCCTGAGTGATCAGCAGGAGATCAATCGCAGAAGCGATATCATCAAGAGCTTCGCGGGCATGAATATCTGCTTTCCATTCGAAGGAGCTTTATTCGATATGGCGGAAAAATACCTGATAGCTGCCGATGAACAGAAAAAACAGGGAACACAACATTCGGTACTCAGTGAAAAAGAGATCAGCAATGGCGTAACGGCGCTGATCACACTGGTACAGCAGATCAAGTCTTTCATTAATTCAAAGGAGGTCATAGCCATGGAATCCTGGTCAAAGGAAAGGGAGGCGATTGCCTCCTTCCTCCTCGACCCTGCTTTTGAACCGGTACTGCGTGAACAGCAAAAAGGGAAGGTTTCCTATGCAGCTGTCACCGCTTTCGATCTCCTGTTCCGGCTTCGGGAACGAAATAAAATTGAACAGCTGCTGGCGCAGATCTATCAGCTGGATGTTTATCTGTCTGTTGCTAAAGTGGCACGCGAACGAAAATTCGTTTTTCCCAAAGCGTTAGAAAAGGGGAAAAGCATATTGCGGCTTAAAGGTGTTTATCACCCTGAACTGGCAAAGCCGGTGAGTAATGATTTTTCGATGGATGCCTCAAATAACGTGGTGTTTCTCACCGGGGCGAATATGGCGGGAAAATCAACCTTCCTGCGATCTGTAAGCACAGCTATTTATGTGGCGCATATTGGCTTTCCTGTGGCTGCGGAGGAAATGGAATTCTCTGTGATGGATGGTATGTATACCACCATCAATCTGCCCGATAACCTGGGCATTGGCGCCAGCCATTTTTATGCAGAAGTATTGCGTGTGAAAAAGGTGGCCGCCGAACTGGAAGCAGGCAAATCGATCTTCGTGCTTTTTGATGAATTGTTCAGAGGCACCAATGTAAAAGATGCGCATGAAGGAACTGTGGCCATCACAAAAGCATTTGCCGGCAGAACAAACAGCCTGTTCATTATTTCATCGCATATCGTGGAAGCCGGTGATGAGTTGAGCATGAAGAAAAATATCGCCTTTCACTACCTGCCCACCCGTATGAATGGGAACACTCCCCTCTACACCTACACACTGGAGCGAGGCATCACAGATGACCGGCACGGTATGATCATTATCCGTAATGAAGGTATTTTAGAAATACTGGAAAAGGGAAAGAAAGATTTACAAGGGGAGCGACTGGGCACACACTGA
- a CDS encoding MutS-related protein — protein MSFSIDKQSIEELNLMGKFRQGSVYFLFNKVQTRGGEQLLDELFRHPLTDEKIINHRTAVFSFFQQQHLAFPFDSSQVSIMREYIDTATARSKAASYLNILLLKMTAALTRNERFKILIQGIQASISVLKRAYAFANELSVHESPFKERAVAIRQLLESPQLAALMDTDIYKSVSLQSIATFDYLLRNKMNQQLQLVLDFIFETDVNIAVAAVAKERGFNYAKALPKQDNLLRAVELRHPCIENAIGNTINMHPGSNVIFLTGANMAGKSTWMKSIGISVYLAHIGFPVAAASMEFSVREGLYSSINVADNIGLGYSHFYAEVVRVKNAAEATSTGRHLLLMFDELFKGTNVKDAYDGTLAVTEAFAQYRNCLFIVSTHIIEVGETLKQKKNIQFCFMPTIMKQGIPAYTYQLKEGITIDRQGMMIIRNEGILEMIGS, from the coding sequence ATGAGTTTTAGCATAGACAAACAATCGATTGAAGAGTTGAACCTGATGGGGAAATTCAGGCAGGGTTCCGTGTATTTCCTGTTCAACAAAGTGCAAACCAGGGGAGGAGAACAATTGCTTGACGAATTGTTCAGGCATCCGCTCACAGACGAAAAGATCATCAATCATCGTACTGCTGTGTTTAGCTTTTTTCAGCAGCAGCATCTTGCATTCCCTTTCGATAGCAGTCAGGTGAGTATTATGCGGGAGTATATCGATACAGCCACCGCTCGCAGCAAAGCGGCCAGCTACCTGAATATCCTGTTGCTTAAGATGACGGCAGCCTTAACGAGGAACGAACGGTTCAAAATACTGATCCAGGGTATTCAGGCTTCTATCTCTGTGTTGAAAAGAGCCTATGCTTTTGCCAATGAATTATCTGTTCATGAATCGCCCTTCAAAGAGCGCGCTGTTGCCATCAGGCAGCTACTTGAATCACCCCAACTGGCAGCGCTGATGGATACGGATATTTATAAATCGGTTTCGCTGCAGTCTATCGCAACATTCGACTACCTGCTTCGAAATAAAATGAACCAACAGCTGCAATTGGTGCTGGATTTCATTTTTGAAACAGATGTAAATATTGCCGTGGCTGCTGTTGCCAAAGAGCGTGGCTTCAACTATGCGAAAGCGCTGCCCAAGCAAGACAATCTACTGCGTGCTGTTGAGCTCAGGCATCCCTGTATTGAAAATGCCATCGGCAATACGATCAATATGCATCCCGGCAGTAATGTGATCTTTTTAACCGGCGCCAATATGGCTGGTAAGTCTACCTGGATGAAATCGATCGGTATCAGTGTCTACCTCGCTCATATTGGATTTCCGGTGGCTGCAGCCAGCATGGAGTTTTCTGTGCGCGAAGGACTGTATTCGAGTATCAATGTGGCTGATAATATCGGCCTGGGATACAGCCATTTTTATGCGGAAGTGGTAAGAGTAAAGAATGCGGCGGAAGCCACCAGTACCGGCAGGCACCTGTTGCTGATGTTTGATGAATTATTCAAGGGAACCAATGTGAAAGATGCCTATGATGGAACGCTTGCAGTAACGGAGGCTTTTGCGCAGTACAGGAATTGTTTGTTCATAGTGAGCACACATATCATTGAAGTAGGAGAGACTTTAAAACAGAAAAAGAATATTCAGTTCTGTTTTATGCCAACTATAATGAAGCAGGGAATACCTGCTTACACCTATCAACTAAAAGAGGGTATCACCATAGACCGGCAGGGGATGATGATCATCCGGAATGAAGGCATTCTTGAAATGATCGGATCGTAA